From one Phycisphaerae bacterium genomic stretch:
- a CDS encoding acyltransferase — protein MPASSVSAGPFVHPSALCESPDVGEGTRIWAFAHVLKGAVVGRDCNIGDHAFIEGGAVVGDRVTIKNSALIWDGVTIEDDAFIGPGVVFTNDLYPRSPRMPGARARYAHPDNWRVPTRVCRGASIGAGAVILCGVTIGSFAAVGAGTVVTRNVPDHRLVVGNPARPAGWMCRCGMRLDESLSCPRCARRFVLRDDGLEEAD, from the coding sequence ATGCCAGCGTCATCGGTTTCAGCAGGCCCATTCGTTCACCCGTCGGCCCTTTGTGAGAGCCCGGACGTCGGGGAGGGCACCCGCATCTGGGCCTTCGCCCATGTCCTGAAGGGCGCCGTCGTCGGACGAGACTGCAACATCGGCGATCATGCCTTCATCGAGGGCGGCGCCGTGGTCGGCGATCGCGTGACCATCAAAAACAGCGCACTCATCTGGGACGGCGTGACGATCGAGGACGACGCATTCATCGGGCCAGGCGTGGTGTTCACCAACGATCTCTACCCCCGAAGTCCGCGCATGCCCGGCGCCCGCGCCCGGTACGCCCATCCCGACAACTGGCGAGTGCCGACCCGCGTGTGCCGCGGGGCCTCGATCGGAGCCGGGGCGGTCATTCTCTGCGGCGTCACCATCGGTTCCTTTGCCGCCGTCGGTGCCGGCACCGTGGTTACCCGCAACGTTCCGGACCATCGTCTCGTCGTGGGCAACCCTGCGCGTCCGGCAGGCTGGATGTGCCGGTGCGGAATGCGGCTGGACGAATCATTGTCCTGCCCACGGTGCGCCCGTCGATTCGTTCTGCGCGACGATGGCTTGGAGGAGGCGGATTGA